CAGGTCGCCTTGGCGGGTGGTAACGACGCAGAGGGAGCCCACCATCCGGCCCATGGCTTGCTCTGTGGGGGTGACGGTGGAGCTGCTTTGCAGGGCAGAGACCTTGGGCGATCGCCGCTTTTTAGCCTTTTTCAGCGCTTGGACAAAGTCAGTGCCGGCTTCTTCACAGGTTTTGATCACCACATCCGTGGGTTTGAACTTCACCCGCATGGTTTCAAATCCAAAGCTATAGCCCGCATCCCGTAGTTTGTTTTCTAGGAGATCAATGGCTTCTCCACTCCAGCCAAAGGAGCCAAAGACGCCGGTGAGCTTATCCTTGGGAACGGTGGATAGGGCCACCCCCAGCGCCGTTTGGATCTGGGTGGGTGCATGGCCGCCGAGGGTGGGTGAGCCAATCACAAAGCCATCGCACTTTTCTAGGATGGTTTTGATTTCATCCGGTTCTGTGCTTTCGCAGTTCACCGATTCCACCGCTACGCCCGCCTTGGTCATGCCTCGGGCGATCGCTTGGGCTACGGTGGCTGTGTTGCCATAGGCGGAGGCATAGAGCAACGCCACCATCATCTCTTGGCTGCGCTGCTGGGTTAGCCACTGGCGATAGGACTGCAGCAATTCCGTCGCGCTATAGCGCACCAAGGGGCCATGGGCCGGTGCATAGAAGGTCATCGGCGCGAGGGCTTCCATTTTGTCGAGGGCGGTGGTCACCTGACGGGCATGGGGAGCCATGAGGCAGTCGAAGTAGTAGCGCCGATCCTCTAAAAAGGCCGTCCAACCTTCATCAAAGATTTGGTCACCGCAGATGTGGGCTCCGAAGAACTTATCGGTGTAGTGAATCTTGGTTTGGGGATCGTACATGCAGAGCCCGTCGGGGTAGCGCGGCGTGGGAATGGGCGCAAACTGCAGGCGATGCCCTTGTCCTAGGTCTAGCACCTCATCGACATTGCCCTTGATCACCCGCAGGTTGGGGGGTGTGTCGCTGAGCAGATTTTTCAGAGCTACGGCGGCTGGATTAGAACAAACCAGAGTGGCTTGGGGAGCGCGCTCTAGCAGCACTTTGAGGGTGGCGGCTCGGTTGGGGTTGATGTGACCAAGGATGATGTAGTCGAGTTGGCGTAGATCAAACCGTTGCTCCAACGCATCAAGGAAGGTGGCCGTAAACGACTCTCCCGGTGGATCGATCAAGGCGCTTTGGTCGGCGGTGATCAAGTAGGAATTGGCCGTGGTGCCCCGTTCTAGGGCGTATTCAATTTCAAAGCGCAGACGGCTCCAACTGCGCGATCGCATCACTTTGGTGTGATCAGCGATCGCCAACACTTGGACATCCCGAGGCGGATGGGTGGCGATCGCAGATTGAGATACCGTTTCAGGCATAAGCTAGCTCCCGTGATTGGTCTAGGCCGTTGGCTGGGTCGTGGTTGGTTGTAGTCGGTGGATGCCCATGGATGGATGTCCACCGACTACCGACTGGGCAGGGTTTAGTAATAGTTACCAATTTTGCGATGGTGAACAGCGGTTTGGGCATCGGGGGTGGCCACCTTGCCTGCATTAACGGTGCTGTAGACAATCCAGTGGTCGCTACATTCCATGCGGCTGGAGACTTCACATTCCAGGTAGGCTAGGGAATCGGCAAGGATCGGCGAACCGTTCTCCGCCGTGCGGGTTTTGACACCAGCAAAGCGATCGGCACCGGGGGGAAATCGCTTGAGGAAGTGCTTCATCAGCGCCTGGTAGTTGTCTTCCGCCAAGATATTGAGCACAAAGCGATCGCCCACCTGCATCAGAGATTCAATCGCCCGATCCTTGGCGACCGCCACCGTAAAGCCTAGGGGTTGGAAGCTAGCTTGGGAGACCCAGGAGGCCAGCATCGCCCCGTTGACTTCGCTCTTGCTGGCGGTGATGATGTATAGCCCGGTGCTGATGCGACCGAGGGCTTTTTCTAGCTCATTGTCGATCGCTTTCACTTTCTTGATTTTGCGATCGCGGCTGAGGAGCTGTCCGAGGTCAGTACCGGCTTCATCACAGAGCTGGTAGATTTGCTCGGAGGGCACGTCTTTCACCCGAATGGCGGGGAAGGCCTCGGTGAGATTCAGTTCCTTAAAGCGGCTGAGGAGCGGATCCACGGGTTCGTCATCACCGCCGTAGGATTCAAACAAACCCACCACTTGCTTATCGTGAACTGCCGCCAAGATGGTGCTGATAGCCGCCCGGGCCACGGCGCTCATGGGCCCAGAGCTAGGCGGTGCGGCAATCACCAAGGCAGATGCCATACTCACCAACTCGTTCACTTCCTGGGGATCGGCTACCCGTAGATCCATCATGTCTACGGCCACGCCGGTTTTGGTAATCCCCCGGGCGATCGCTTGGGAGAGGCGATCGCTATAGCCATAGTCCGATACGTAGAAGACCGCTGCGGTGGTCTCCGCCTTGGTTTTGGCCTGGCTCCATTCCTTGTAGCGACGGGTGAGTTCCTGCACGTTGTGGTAGAGCAGCGGGCCGTGCCCCGTGGCAATTTGCTTAATCTCGCCCAGATCCGCCATGCGCTTCATCGCCGACAGCACCGAGCGAGCATTGGGGGCCATCAGGCATTCGTAGTAGAACCGGTAATCGGCTTCGATGGTGGCTAGATTTTCGTCATAGGTAGCATCGCTGCAGAAATGCATCCCAAAGGCATCGCAGGTGAACAGCGTTTGGGTGCCGCCATCGTAGGTAAAGATGGTGTCGGGCCAGTGTAGGTTGGGAGCCATAACGAACTGCAGTTCATGCCCCTTACCCAAGTCTAGGGTATCGCCGTTTTTGACAATCTTTTGCTTAAACGGTGTATGGGTCAGACCTTCTAAAAACTGTAGCGCTACCTTAGAACCCACCACGGTAATGTCGGGGGCGAGGGCCAAAATATCGGGCACCAA
Above is a genomic segment from Leptolyngbya sp. CCY15150 containing:
- a CDS encoding diflavin flavoprotein, with the translated sequence MPETVSQSAIATHPPRDVQVLAIADHTKVMRSRSWSRLRFEIEYALERGTTANSYLITADQSALIDPPGESFTATFLDALEQRFDLRQLDYIILGHINPNRAATLKVLLERAPQATLVCSNPAAVALKNLLSDTPPNLRVIKGNVDEVLDLGQGHRLQFAPIPTPRYPDGLCMYDPQTKIHYTDKFFGAHICGDQIFDEGWTAFLEDRRYYFDCLMAPHARQVTTALDKMEALAPMTFYAPAHGPLVRYSATELLQSYRQWLTQQRSQEMMVALLYASAYGNTATVAQAIARGMTKAGVAVESVNCESTEPDEIKTILEKCDGFVIGSPTLGGHAPTQIQTALGVALSTVPKDKLTGVFGSFGWSGEAIDLLENKLRDAGYSFGFETMRVKFKPTDVVIKTCEEAGTDFVQALKKAKKRRSPKVSALQSSSTVTPTEQAMGRMVGSLCVVTTRQGDLSSAMLASWVAQATFSPPGFTVAVAKDRAIESLLYPDRPFVLNILAENNYLGLMKHFLKPFSPGEDRFNSVDITESDHGCPILKDALAYLECRVASRMECGDHWVVYAVVEQGQVMNPDVKTAVHHRKSGNHY
- a CDS encoding diflavin flavoprotein, whose product is MVAVVNPVQKRLTTQTAEIAPDTVTIRSLDWDRDRFDIEFGLQNGTTYNSFIIYGDKTALVDTSHEKFRDLYLDTLKGAVDPSTLDYLIISHTEPDHSGLVPDILALAPDITVVGSKVALQFLEGLTHTPFKQKIVKNGDTLDLGKGHELQFVMAPNLHWPDTIFTYDGGTQTLFTCDAFGMHFCSDATYDENLATIEADYRFYYECLMAPNARSVLSAMKRMADLGEIKQIATGHGPLLYHNVQELTRRYKEWSQAKTKAETTAAVFYVSDYGYSDRLSQAIARGITKTGVAVDMMDLRVADPQEVNELVSMASALVIAAPPSSGPMSAVARAAISTILAAVHDKQVVGLFESYGGDDEPVDPLLSRFKELNLTEAFPAIRVKDVPSEQIYQLCDEAGTDLGQLLSRDRKIKKVKAIDNELEKALGRISTGLYIITASKSEVNGAMLASWVSQASFQPLGFTVAVAKDRAIESLMQVGDRFVLNILAEDNYQALMKHFLKRFPPGADRFAGVKTRTAENGSPILADSLAYLECEVSSRMECSDHWIVYSTVNAGKVATPDAQTAVHHRKIGNYY